A region from the Desulfomarina profundi genome encodes:
- a CDS encoding type II toxin-antitoxin system RelE/ParE family toxin — MRVFQSKSFAKKVKKLTKSEKTTLDEEVKKIIAKPQIGVEKKGDLKGIFIHKFKVKTSLYLLSYRFTKDSLELIMIGPHENYYRDLKKQLK, encoded by the coding sequence ATGAGAGTCTTTCAATCGAAATCATTTGCAAAGAAAGTAAAAAAACTTACAAAATCTGAAAAAACAACACTGGATGAAGAAGTAAAAAAAATCATAGCCAAACCCCAAATAGGGGTTGAAAAAAAAGGAGATTTGAAAGGAATATTCATCCACAAGTTCAAGGTAAAAACATCTTTGTACCTTCTTTCATACAGATTCACCAAAGACTCTCTTGAACTCATCATGATAGGTCCGCATGAGAACTACTATCGTGACTTAAAAAAACAATTAAAATGA
- a CDS encoding ParD-like family protein codes for MATAVRVSEKLLSDARKYSKVDHRSITGQIEHWARIGKCAEENPDLTYELIKEILIGVQELDSREKSEYTFG; via the coding sequence ATGGCAACCGCAGTTCGAGTTTCAGAAAAGCTTCTTTCTGACGCAAGAAAATACAGCAAGGTCGACCACCGTTCTATTACCGGTCAAATTGAACATTGGGCAAGAATTGGTAAATGTGCTGAGGAAAACCCGGATCTAACTTACGAACTTATTAAAGAAATTCTGATCGGAGTTCAGGAATTGGATAGTAGAGAAAAGTCAGAATACACATTCGGGTAA